The Deltaproteobacteria bacterium genomic sequence TGGGATTGCTGAAGGAAAAAAATGTAGTGGGAGTTGTACTCAATCGCGGCGATGTCCGCAAGGAGTGGGCCTACTAAAACCCGAGATGGCAGCCCGGCATCACTTTCCGCATGGATTACCTACGTCATGTACATTGAATTCTACGGTCTCAGATCAAAACCTTTTGAACTCCTCCCCGACCCCCGATTTCTCTACGCCAGCCCAGGGCACGATTTGGCGCTCACCTGTCTCGAAAACGGCATAACCGATCACAAGCCGTTTATTGTGCTTTCCGGTGACGTTGGCACTGGAAAGACAACCCTGCTCAACCAACTCCTGAAAACAATCGGGGACGATACCAATCTGGCGATGATCATCAACCCCAATTTGGATCCGGGGGAGTTTCTAGAGGCGGCGCTCCGAAGATTTCGAGGAGACAACCCGCTGCGCGAGATAGCTTCGCCCTTTGAAGAACTGCGGTCTTTTCTTCTTGAACAGCACGCGCTTGGTCGGCGTTCCATTTTGATCGTTGATGAGGCGCAAAACATACCCATCGAAACACTGGACCAGATTCGTTTGCTCACCAACCTGCAGGCCGGTGAGAGTAGACTCTTGCACATCCTATTGTGCGGGCAACCCCAACTCAAACAGCGTCTGGAGAGCCCTGAACTCCTCAAACTTTCCCAAAACATTTCAATGCATTACCATCTTTACCCCTTGGAAAAGGAGGAAGCGGACCGATATATCCGGCACCGCCTGCACGTGGCCGGTTACAGCCGTTCCGTCCCGTTGTTTTCGACCGAAGCTGTTGGAGAGATCCACCAATACACGAAAGGGGTGCCCCGATTGATCAATTCCGTGTGCGATACCGCCCTCGTTTACGCCTTTGCGGAGGACGCCCAGACGGTGGGTGCGGATATCGTGAAGAAGATCATCAACGACCGACGCGTTCAGATCGGTAACGGCGGGAGCGTGTTCGGCGGGACTCGCAGTGCTTCTAGCTACTACGAACGGAATGAACGGCGTCCGTTGGAAACTGCTGAACCCAAAAGGGAGGCGCACGCTGAACGCCTTTTCCGCTGTTCTCAGGAATCCCGGGAGCCGTCAGACCCACTTCCCGACGCTCGGAGGCAGACGAGTCCTCTTCAGGTAAACAAGGAAAACAAAGAAACCCCGGACAACAGTAATCCGCCCCAAAAGAAAGCAGACGTCATCGCCCATCATTATCGAAGCCTCTGGGCGTTGAACCAAGAAAACCGGGAACGTCTCTCGACCCTGAGTTCGCGTTACGGCTTACTGTGGAAGCATTATGAGCAACTCCGAAAAGAATACGCAAGATCGATCTCGGAAAGACGCTCCTTGACGGAACGGTTGAGAGACAAAAATGAACGGATCCGGGCACTACAGGAGGCCTTGCGGGTTCTTCTGGATCAGAACCGGTCCCTGAAACGCCGTCTCGGGCATATAGCATCCGACGAAAGAGACGATCCGGATTAAGGACTAGGCCCCCCTGTGCAGCCTGGAGCAGACTCCTTCCAGCCGGAGAAGCGGATTCTTAGCCAAGTACCGGAAATTGGGGGGCATCCACTCATCCGTTTAATTCGGCAATTCCTTCCAACAAACTTGATTCTTTCTGCGGACGACCATGTACGGCCCCGACCGGGCGCCGGCGACCGCCACGTCGAAAAAGGCGCCCGGACAGTATTTTACACTTGACTTGGGTCCCGGTAGATACTATGATGCAAATCATCAAATATTCATTCGGTCAAAAGTGCAATGGTTCATTTTTTCTATTGACAACCGGTGAGTGTTTGAATATTATAAGATCACGCAGGTTAGCCGTTTTTTCATAACCGACATAAGTGGAGTAGGACTCCCTCCTTCCAAGGGGGGCATCAAAACAAACTCAAAGAGTATAGTCATCGGCTGCCAGAGGGCGATCAAAGCGGGCGGCTGATGGTGATCAGACCCAGAAAAAGCCAAACCTGTCGCGAGACAGGGACGGAAAGCCACGGGTCTCTGAATAAGAGAGATAGCCGGGTTGCCTGACAGGGCGTCCCGGCTTTTTTAGTGTGGCGTCCACAGAAGGAGGGGGCCATGAGGACGTGGATAGCGATTTTATGTGTTTCGGCTCTGTTTTTCTCCGTGGGGAACTATGCCGCGGCTTCTACAATGTTTTTCCCGGATGATCCCGCAGCCACGGACGACCTTCACGGGAGTACCTTTCAAACTCAGGGCATAACGGTCACGAGGGTGGGTAATACGTTCACATTTGAATTGCACACGAATTTCACCGGCCTTCGGAACCAACCGGTCGACACGAATGGTGACAATGTTGGGGACGTGACGTGGAAGATTTATTACGCCGACCTGTTTTTCGATACCTCCGCGCCGGTGTTAACCAAGAATGCGGACAAGAGTTATGACATGTCCAACTTCAATCCGGACTACGGCGTTGTGTTCTCTCTGGATGGAGGCGGATTCGGCGGAAGCCCCGCCCCCTTGACAACACTGAGCGTGGGTTTCTACCAGATTTCGAGTACGCTTACGGCCAACCAGTACGTGGACTCGTATACCAAACCCAAGAACGCGGCGTATAATTACCCGACGTCTTTTTACAATCAGGACTATTATGTGAAGATCGGCGCCGGTGTGCTGGAGGAGAACCTTTCAGTCAATACCACGATCACTCCAGGGAACCCGGGCAACCTAATGAGAAGAATTACTTTCACAATTACGGACCCGACGATTCTGGCGGCGTTTGACGATGGATTCACGGCATTTTGGGGTACCGGAACCTGCGGTAACGACGGCGTCGTAGCTGTGGTTCCCGTGCCGCCCAGTCTCCTGTTGATGGGATCCGGTTTGCTCTCCATGTTGGGATTCACGGCAGCGAGACGATTCAGGAGTGGGGAGAGGCGCCGAAAGAACGGCTAGCGACAGTGCGAATTGCCCCTGAGGCAAAGAACAGCGGAGCTGCGGAAATGCGGCTCCGTTTTTGTTTTGCGCGCCGCCGAAGAAGGGATAGTCCTGCCCGGGAAAGCGACGAGTCAGGTTTCTCCGTCGGCCATCTCTATCAAACTCAAGATCTCTCGGGTCTTTTCCACCACTAGATTCGGATCGCCTCGTGACTCGACGTTCAAACGCAGAATCGGCTCGGTGTTGGATTTGCGCAGATTGAATCGCCAGCGATCGCCAAAAGCCATGGACACCCCATCCAGCGTTTCAACATCCGGCTCCTCGGCCTCGAAGTGACTCCGCACCGCCCCTATTGCCGCATCCGGA encodes the following:
- a CDS encoding AAA family ATPase; protein product: MYIEFYGLRSKPFELLPDPRFLYASPGHDLALTCLENGITDHKPFIVLSGDVGTGKTTLLNQLLKTIGDDTNLAMIINPNLDPGEFLEAALRRFRGDNPLREIASPFEELRSFLLEQHALGRRSILIVDEAQNIPIETLDQIRLLTNLQAGESRLLHILLCGQPQLKQRLESPELLKLSQNISMHYHLYPLEKEEADRYIRHRLHVAGYSRSVPLFSTEAVGEIHQYTKGVPRLINSVCDTALVYAFAEDAQTVGADIVKKIINDRRVQIGNGGSVFGGTRSASSYYERNERRPLETAEPKREAHAERLFRCSQESREPSDPLPDARRQTSPLQVNKENKETPDNSNPPQKKADVIAHHYRSLWALNQENRERLSTLSSRYGLLWKHYEQLRKEYARSISERRSLTERLRDKNERIRALQEALRVLLDQNRSLKRRLGHIASDERDDPD